A single Danio rerio strain Tuebingen ecotype United States chromosome 17, GRCz12tu, whole genome shotgun sequence DNA region contains:
- the zgc:162964 gene encoding uncharacterized protein LOC560569, with amino-acid sequence MEFDGEDQGSDRLEKTSSENGINTETHALDTQEDHKTCQDNETPQKSWSLDRNWGFTLEELFRLALKFFKEMNGKAFNPTYEENLRLVALHKQITLGPYNPNSCPDIGFFDVLGNDRRKEWLSLGSMAKEDAMEDFVKLLNSCCSLFAPYVTSHKIEKEDQERRQKEEEERLRLEREEQERRRLEEEERRREEEERRAIEEEQRRKEEAQRLQIERQKQQIMAVLNAQTAVQFQQYAKQQYPDNPEQQQLLIRQLQEQHFQQYVQQALRLQQMASQKQQEESTVIQTSEALPAPISNEAVSICNPNSQSNSLDNHKQQKDQKNSHLVVEGETGVVPIVAPSMWTRPQIKEFKEKVLHDEDSVITVGRGEVLTIRVPTHPDGSYLFWEFATDHYDIGFGLHFEWKDLTAPTSSNNGGESTTETKEGTAQAEEEKTEQGRIPLVNEVAPVSRRDSHEEVYAGSHQYPGEGVHLLKFDNSYSLWRPKVVYYRVYYTR; translated from the exons ATGGAGTTTGACGGAGAAGATCAAGGCAGCGACCGGCTCGAGAAAACCTCCTCCGAGAACGGCATTAACACCGAAACACACGCGCTGGACACCCAAGAAGACCATAAAACATGTCAGGATAACGAAACACCGCAGAAGTCATGGAGTTTGGACAGAAACTGGGGGTTTACTTTAGAGGAGCTCTTCAGACTTGCGCTGAAATTCTTTAAAG AGATGAATGGAAAGGCTTTCAACCCAACATATGAAGAAAACCTTCGTTTGGTTGCACTACATAAGCAAATCACTCTCGGCCCTTATAATCCAAACAGCTGTCCAGACATTGGCTTCTTTGACGTACTGGGAAATGACAGAAG GAAAGAATGGCTTTCCCTGGGCAGCATGGCCAAAGAAGACGCCATGGAGGACTTTGTGAAGCTTCTGAACTCTTGTTGTAGTTTGTTTGCACCATATGTGACGTCACATAAAATTGAGAAGGAGGACCAAGAGAGGAGACA AAAAGAAGAGGAAGAACGTCTCAGGCTGGAGAGAGAAGAGCAGGAGAGACGACGGCTGGAAGAAGAAGAACGGCGCAGAGAAGAAGAGGAGAGAAGGGCAATAGAGGAGGAACAGAGAAGGAAAGAAGAGGCACAGAGGTTACAGATAGAACGGCAAAA ACAGCAGATCATGGCTGTTCTGAATGCACAAACGGCAGTGCAGTTTCAACAGTATGCCAAACAACAGTATCCAGACAATCCAGAGCAGCAGCAGTTACTGATCAGACAACTGCAGGAACAACACTTCCAACAGTACGTCCAGCAGGCTCTCCGCTTACAGCAG ATGGCCTCACAGAAACAGCAGGAAGAATCAACTGTGATTCAGACATCAGAAGCTCTTCCTGCTCCTATTTCTAACGAAGCAGTGTCCATCTGCAACCCCAACAGCCAATCAAATTCATTAGACAATCACAAACAACAGAAAGACCAAAAAAACTCCCATTTGGTTGTAGAAGGGGAAACAGGAG TAGTACCTATCGTGGCTCCCTCAATGTGGACTCGGCCTCAAATAAAGGAGTTTAAGGAAAAGGTTCTGCACGATGAGGACTCTGTCATCACAGTGGGCCGAGGGGAAGTGCTGACCATCCGAGTTCCCACTCATCCTGATGGCTCATACCTGTTTTGGGAATTTGCCACCGATCACTATGATATCGGTTTTGGGCTGCACTTCGAGTGGAAGGACTTGACCGCACCGACAAGCAGCAATAATGGAGGAGAATCTACTACTGAAACCAAAGAAG GCACAGCACAAGCCGAAGAAGAGAAAACTGAACAAGGCAGAATTCCTCTGGTTAATGAAGTGGCTCCTGTTTCTCGTCGGGACAGCCATGAGGAAGTTTACGCAGGCAGTCATCAGTATCCCGGTGAAGGAGTTCATCTTCTCAAATTTGACAATTCCTACTCCCTCTGGAGGCCAAAGGTTGTGTATTATAGAGTTTATTACACCAGATAA